Proteins encoded together in one Hymenobacter monticola window:
- a CDS encoding sensor histidine kinase: MRFLRLLLLLVLPLSAGAQTSPIDSLRQRLAAAPPDTNRVLLLNHLCWQTSTHNVAQALAYGQQGLTLARQLHFGLGEVYLLNALARAAYLQHDELTAIRYYQQAVRRSETTPRADRQLMLALLGLSRVAIQQQDFAEAEKYGRLALAHLQRRRPVSLTDQGLSQYSLASLYYGWLRSGQPAPDSVDRLCTHYTRQALATFRRLPPDANQASCFGDMGKVHALHRQYDSAEYCFHESLRLYQRFGDRFGQTETRLNLAEVLLARHRPAEAAALLRPAVAWARQLKATGLEAQGDKLLAAALAETGQGLAAYRLAYTGQALLDSLESAERSQTLARLRVQFDTERQQSRVRELTHRTQLQQQQAAKQRQYLWLLGGLLLAVAAGLGGAGLLAWRLRLSRAQLARQNTELQATRTEQDRLYALIAHDLRSPVVAFSALADLLKRYVERHDTARLLGLGERMRQAAEGLRGLLDNLLSWALTQRGELTPQPETLDAATLLAEAAELYQPGAEAAGVRLTVAPGATGQLVADRNMTHTILRNLISNALRVTPAGGTITLAAEAGPTNYFNLVVRDTGAGMDAAQVQRLLAEAPIAYPAGRRGPAGLGWRLSQSFASAQGGQLGLTSAPGQGTTVVVALPAAVSTRVGVAQLAGEVA, translated from the coding sequence GTGCGCTTCCTTCGCCTCCTGCTTTTACTAGTGTTGCCCTTGAGCGCAGGGGCCCAGACGTCGCCCATTGACAGCCTGCGGCAGCGTTTGGCCGCCGCGCCGCCCGACACCAACCGCGTGCTGCTGCTCAACCACTTGTGCTGGCAAACCAGCACCCACAACGTGGCCCAGGCCTTGGCCTATGGCCAGCAAGGCCTGACGCTGGCCCGGCAGCTGCATTTCGGCCTGGGCGAAGTGTACCTGCTCAACGCCCTGGCCCGGGCCGCCTACCTGCAGCACGACGAGCTGACTGCCATTCGCTACTACCAGCAGGCCGTGCGCCGGTCCGAAACCACGCCCCGCGCCGACCGCCAGCTCATGCTGGCCCTGCTGGGCCTGAGCCGGGTGGCCATCCAGCAGCAGGACTTTGCCGAAGCCGAGAAGTACGGCCGGCTGGCCCTGGCCCACCTGCAGCGCCGCCGCCCGGTTTCGCTCACCGACCAGGGCCTGAGCCAATACAGCCTGGCCTCGCTCTACTACGGCTGGCTGCGCTCCGGACAGCCCGCGCCCGATTCTGTCGACCGCCTTTGCACCCATTACACCCGCCAGGCCTTGGCCACCTTCCGCCGCCTGCCGCCCGACGCCAACCAAGCCTCCTGCTTCGGCGACATGGGCAAGGTGCACGCCCTGCACCGGCAGTACGACTCGGCCGAGTATTGCTTCCACGAGTCGTTACGGCTCTACCAACGCTTCGGCGACCGGTTCGGCCAGACCGAAACGCGCCTGAACCTGGCCGAGGTGCTACTGGCCCGCCACCGCCCCGCCGAGGCGGCTGCGCTGTTGCGCCCCGCCGTGGCCTGGGCCCGGCAGCTCAAAGCCACCGGCCTCGAAGCCCAGGGCGATAAGCTGCTGGCCGCTGCGCTGGCCGAAACGGGCCAGGGCCTGGCCGCTTACCGCCTGGCCTACACCGGCCAGGCCCTGCTCGACAGCCTGGAATCGGCGGAGCGGAGCCAAACCCTGGCCCGCCTGCGCGTGCAGTTCGACACCGAGCGGCAGCAGAGCCGCGTGCGCGAACTCACCCACCGCACCCAGCTGCAGCAGCAACAAGCCGCCAAACAGCGGCAGTACCTCTGGCTGCTCGGGGGCCTGCTGCTGGCCGTGGCCGCCGGCCTGGGCGGGGCCGGCCTGTTGGCCTGGCGCCTGCGCCTGAGCCGGGCCCAACTGGCCCGTCAAAACACCGAGCTGCAAGCCACCCGCACCGAGCAAGACCGCCTCTATGCCCTCATTGCCCACGATTTGCGCAGCCCCGTGGTGGCCTTCTCGGCATTGGCCGACCTGCTAAAGCGATACGTGGAGCGGCACGACACGGCCCGCCTGCTGGGCCTGGGCGAGCGTATGCGACAAGCCGCCGAGGGCCTCCGCGGCCTGCTCGACAACCTGCTGAGCTGGGCCCTTACCCAGCGCGGCGAACTCACGCCCCAGCCCGAAACCCTGGACGCCGCCACCCTGCTGGCCGAAGCCGCCGAGCTCTACCAACCCGGCGCCGAAGCTGCCGGGGTGCGGCTCACCGTGGCCCCCGGCGCCACCGGCCAGTTGGTGGCCGACCGCAACATGACGCACACCATCCTGCGCAACCTCATCAGCAACGCCTTGCGCGTCACCCCAGCCGGCGGCACCATCACCCTCGCCGCTGAAGCCGGGCCGACCAACTACTTCAACCTGGTGGTGCGCGACACCGGCGCGGGCATGGACGCCGCGCAAGTGCAGCGGCTGTTGGCCGAGGCACCCATCGCCTATCCGGCCGGGCGGCGCGGCCCGGCGGGCCTGGGCTGGCGGCTGAGCCAGTCGTTTGCCAGCGCCCAGGGCGGACAACTGGGGCTGACGAGTGCGCCCGGGCAGGGCACCACGGTGGTTGTCGCGCTGCCCGCAGCCGTGAGCACGCGCGTTGGGGTTGCGCAATTGGCAGGCGAGGTGGCTTGA
- a CDS encoding LytR/AlgR family response regulator transcription factor has product MGDLAIRVLVVEDEPIYADQLEAYLQDLGCEFIGPATDARTALSLFRTEAIDLVLLDVHLRGAVDGIELAGQLQELRAVPIIFLTSRADDEAFDRARPLGPAAYLIKPVAFDALKRAMALAIDSFSGAAADSSAAPVAPLPVKAPETLFIKENGLLEKIRVSEIQSVEADNKVCRLVLAGRTVVVRMPLREVMRHLPPDRFVQIQRSYHINLDYLERFDPVRNLAQVGEQVLPVSQTYHHELLRRLYKLD; this is encoded by the coding sequence ATGGGCGATTTAGCCATTCGTGTGCTGGTGGTGGAAGACGAGCCGATTTACGCCGACCAACTCGAAGCCTACCTGCAAGACCTGGGCTGCGAGTTCATCGGCCCGGCCACGGACGCGCGCACAGCCCTCTCGCTGTTTCGCACCGAAGCCATCGACCTGGTGCTGCTCGACGTGCACCTGCGCGGAGCGGTGGATGGCATCGAGCTGGCGGGCCAGCTGCAGGAATTGCGCGCCGTACCCATCATCTTCCTCACCTCCCGGGCCGACGACGAGGCCTTTGACCGCGCCCGGCCACTGGGCCCGGCCGCCTATCTTATCAAGCCCGTGGCCTTCGATGCCCTGAAACGAGCCATGGCACTTGCCATCGACAGCTTCAGCGGCGCGGCGGCTGACTCTTCGGCTGCCCCAGTCGCGCCGCTTCCGGTCAAAGCCCCGGAAACGCTGTTCATTAAAGAGAACGGCTTGCTGGAGAAAATTCGCGTGAGCGAAATTCAGAGCGTGGAAGCCGACAACAAGGTGTGCCGCCTGGTGCTGGCCGGGCGCACGGTGGTGGTGCGCATGCCCCTGCGCGAGGTGATGCGCCACCTGCCGCCTGACCGCTTCGTGCAGATTCAGCGCAGCTACCACATCAACCTCGACTACCTGGAGCGTTTCGACCCGGTGCGCAACCTGGCGCAGGTAGGCGAACAGGTGCTGCCCGTGAGCCAAACCTATCACCACGAGCTGCTGCGCCGACTGTATAAGCTGGATTAG
- a CDS encoding Ldh family oxidoreductase yields MTFSYSQLFAFTEAVFRSIGCPEEDATLATETLLSADLRGVDSHGVARLVGYVRLWEAGRINAAPRVGVTYETPSTAVVDGDGGLGLVVGPKAMRVAIEKAGQVGTGWVSVKNSNHFGIAGYHAMLPLAHDMIGVAMTNASPLVAPTYSLDRLLGTNPIAVAVPAGEQPDFVADMATTTAANGKLEIAQRKGTPLPEGWAQTADGQPSTDANAVKNGGALLPLGGATGSHKGYALGSIVDIFSAVLSGANYGPWVPPFVAFLQPSANPVGQGLGHFFGAMRVDAFRPADEFKAHMDNWISTFRNAQAVEGKKVLIPGDPEREMAAHRIMDGIPLLDAVVKDLEGVGAKFGVKL; encoded by the coding sequence ATGACCTTTTCCTACAGCCAACTCTTTGCCTTCACGGAGGCCGTTTTTCGCAGCATCGGCTGCCCCGAAGAAGACGCCACCCTCGCCACAGAAACCCTGCTTTCGGCTGATTTGCGCGGCGTGGACTCGCACGGCGTGGCCCGCCTCGTGGGCTATGTGCGGCTGTGGGAGGCCGGCCGCATCAACGCCGCGCCGCGCGTGGGCGTGACGTATGAAACGCCCAGCACCGCTGTGGTGGACGGCGACGGCGGCCTGGGCCTGGTGGTGGGGCCCAAGGCTATGCGCGTGGCCATCGAAAAGGCCGGGCAAGTGGGCACCGGCTGGGTGTCGGTGAAGAACTCCAACCACTTCGGCATTGCCGGCTACCACGCCATGCTGCCCCTGGCCCACGACATGATAGGCGTGGCCATGACCAATGCCTCCCCTCTCGTAGCGCCTACCTACTCGCTTGACCGCCTGCTCGGCACCAACCCCATTGCCGTGGCCGTGCCCGCCGGCGAGCAGCCCGATTTTGTGGCCGACATGGCCACCACCACCGCCGCCAACGGCAAGCTCGAAATAGCCCAGCGCAAGGGCACGCCCCTGCCCGAAGGCTGGGCCCAAACCGCCGACGGCCAGCCCAGCACCGACGCCAACGCCGTAAAAAACGGCGGGGCCCTCCTCCCCCTCGGCGGCGCCACTGGCTCGCACAAAGGCTACGCCCTGGGCAGCATCGTCGACATTTTCTCGGCCGTCCTCTCCGGCGCCAACTACGGGCCCTGGGTGCCGCCCTTCGTGGCCTTTCTGCAGCCCTCGGCCAACCCCGTGGGGCAGGGCCTGGGCCACTTTTTCGGCGCCATGCGCGTCGATGCCTTTCGGCCCGCCGACGAATTCAAAGCCCACATGGACAACTGGATTTCGACTTTCCGCAACGCGCAGGCCGTGGAAGGCAAGAAAGTTCTCATCCCCGGCGACCCGGAGCGGGAAATGGCCGCCCATCGCATTATGGACGGCATTCCGCTGCTCGATGCGGTGGTGAAAGACCTGGAAGGCGTGGGCGCGAAGTTTGGTGTGAAACTCTGA
- a CDS encoding family 10 glycosylhydrolase → MVFSTQCWRGLSLALALLALAFSGQSQTLSAPPKREMRAAWIAHVFNLDWPSARTRTPVQQRQEFVSLLDRHRQNGINAVVVQVRAAADAVYPSTLEPWSEWLNGTQGQAPSPAYDPLAFMVRETHRREMEFHAWINPYRALTSATASVAPTHVTVQHPDWVVPYGTLRVLDPGLPAVRQYLVRVVMDVVRRYDVDAIHFDDYFYPAPQTGVTFNDAATFAAYPRGFTVLADWRRSNVDLFVKMVSDSIRAAKPWVKFGISPPGVWRNGTSVGGTATTAFQSYTDVYADSRKWLKRGWVDYLAPQVYFAIGQTAANYSLIVPWWSQQVNPDTVRHVYVGQGAYRVSATATEPGFRLPTQLPNQIRLLRQQPNVQGSIFYSSNTLLANPMGFVDSLRTSFYRFPALVPTMPWKDAVPPLTPRQVSQYNDVAQAETRLSWQAPLPATDGETARWYAVYRFPGRTTPITAADLANPANLLGITDTTAYRIGGPPDPARYVYAVTALDRLHNESAPANVSVFLLTATAQANALALFEPAAPNPFTAETRLAFTLPTAGPVSLRVIDLAGREVAVLAEGLQAAGRHEAALHAADWPAGLYVVVLQTAGGVARQKVLLLR, encoded by the coding sequence ATGGTTTTTTCTACACAATGTTGGCGCGGGCTTAGTCTTGCGCTAGCCCTGCTGGCTCTGGCTTTTTCAGGCCAGTCCCAAACCCTCTCCGCGCCGCCCAAGCGCGAGATGCGCGCCGCCTGGATAGCCCACGTTTTCAACCTCGACTGGCCCAGCGCCCGCACCCGCACGCCCGTGCAGCAGCGCCAGGAGTTCGTGAGCCTGCTCGACCGGCACCGGCAAAACGGCATCAACGCCGTGGTGGTGCAGGTGCGTGCCGCCGCCGACGCCGTCTACCCCAGCACCCTGGAGCCCTGGAGCGAGTGGCTGAACGGCACGCAGGGCCAGGCCCCCAGCCCGGCCTACGACCCGCTGGCCTTCATGGTGCGCGAAACGCACCGCCGCGAGATGGAATTTCACGCCTGGATAAACCCCTACCGCGCCCTCACTAGCGCCACGGCCAGCGTGGCGCCCACCCACGTCACGGTGCAGCACCCCGACTGGGTGGTGCCCTACGGCACCCTGCGCGTGCTCGACCCCGGCCTGCCCGCCGTGCGCCAGTACCTGGTGCGCGTGGTGATGGACGTGGTGCGGCGCTACGATGTGGACGCCATTCATTTCGACGACTACTTCTACCCGGCCCCGCAAACGGGCGTTACTTTCAACGATGCCGCCACGTTTGCGGCCTACCCGCGCGGCTTCACGGTGCTGGCCGACTGGCGGCGCAGCAACGTGGATTTGTTCGTGAAAATGGTGTCCGACAGCATTCGGGCGGCCAAGCCGTGGGTGAAGTTCGGCATTTCGCCGCCCGGCGTGTGGCGCAACGGCACCAGCGTGGGCGGCACGGCCACCACGGCCTTCCAGAGCTACACCGACGTTTACGCCGACTCGCGCAAGTGGCTCAAGCGCGGCTGGGTTGATTACCTGGCGCCGCAGGTGTACTTCGCCATCGGTCAGACGGCCGCCAACTACAGCCTGATTGTGCCGTGGTGGAGCCAGCAGGTGAACCCCGACACCGTGCGCCACGTGTACGTGGGCCAGGGCGCGTACCGGGTGAGCGCCACGGCCACCGAGCCGGGCTTCCGCCTGCCCACGCAGTTGCCGAACCAAATCCGGCTGTTGCGCCAGCAGCCCAACGTGCAGGGCAGTATCTTCTATAGTTCCAATACGTTGCTGGCCAACCCCATGGGGTTTGTCGATTCGCTGCGCACCAGCTTCTACCGCTTCCCGGCCCTGGTGCCCACCATGCCCTGGAAAGATGCCGTGCCGCCGCTAACCCCGCGCCAGGTAAGCCAGTACAACGACGTCGCCCAGGCCGAAACCCGCTTGAGCTGGCAGGCCCCGCTGCCCGCCACCGATGGCGAAACGGCGCGCTGGTACGCCGTCTACCGCTTTCCGGGCCGCACCACGCCCATTACCGCCGCCGACCTGGCCAACCCCGCCAACCTGCTGGGCATCACCGATACCACGGCGTACCGCATTGGTGGCCCGCCCGACCCTGCCCGCTACGTGTACGCCGTGACGGCCCTCGACCGGCTGCACAACGAAAGCGCCCCCGCCAACGTGTCCGTGTTCCTGCTGACAGCCACCGCGCAAGCCAACGCGCTGGCCCTGTTCGAGCCCGCCGCGCCCAATCCCTTTACCGCCGAAACCCGCCTGGCCTTCACGCTGCCCACCGCCGGCCCCGTCAGCCTGCGCGTCATCGACCTGGCGGGCCGGGAAGTGGCCGTGCTAGCGGAAGGGCTACAGGCTGCCGGCCGGCACGAGGCAGCGCTGCATGCGGCCGACTGGCCTGCCGGCCTCTACGTGGTGGTGCTGCAAACTGCGGGCGGCGTGGCCCGGCAAAAGGTATTGCTGCTGCGTTGA
- a CDS encoding murein L,D-transpeptidase catalytic domain family protein — protein MHQTSIIQRKRKSLRRQRLARRVLPFLASLFLATPMAGPVTKSMAGGSPSGEVRMPKIAFSPQAQFDKTLRTTYDALGAEQQGLRFETFAKAMTGYLNLRQAGKLAEDKQTLTVVDFDLPSTEKRLWVLDLAKNEILFHTLVAHGHNSGENEATNFSNTDQSNMSSLGFYATGGEYVGKHGRSLKLEGLDEGFNTNAEARSVVMHGADYVSEDFIKQNGRLGRSLGCPALPMDQYAQIIDAVDGGTCLFLNKSDAGYSSQYLNQDVAIAALVPAATGHVS, from the coding sequence ATGCACCAGACCAGCATCATTCAGCGGAAACGGAAGTCCTTGCGTCGTCAGCGCCTGGCGCGGCGGGTGCTGCCTTTCCTGGCCTCTTTGTTCTTGGCTACGCCCATGGCTGGCCCGGTCACGAAGTCCATGGCCGGCGGCTCGCCCAGTGGTGAAGTGCGAATGCCCAAAATCGCTTTCTCGCCCCAGGCGCAGTTCGACAAAACTTTGCGCACCACCTACGACGCCCTCGGGGCCGAGCAGCAAGGCCTGCGCTTCGAAACCTTTGCCAAGGCCATGACCGGCTACCTCAACCTGCGTCAGGCCGGCAAGCTGGCCGAGGACAAGCAGACCCTGACAGTGGTCGACTTCGACTTGCCCAGCACCGAAAAGCGCCTGTGGGTGCTCGATTTGGCCAAAAACGAAATTCTGTTCCACACTCTCGTGGCTCACGGCCACAACTCGGGCGAGAACGAAGCCACCAACTTCTCTAACACCGACCAGAGCAACATGAGTAGCCTGGGCTTTTATGCCACGGGCGGCGAGTATGTGGGCAAGCACGGCCGTTCTCTCAAGCTGGAGGGCCTCGACGAAGGCTTTAACACCAACGCCGAAGCGCGTTCGGTGGTGATGCACGGCGCCGATTACGTGAGCGAGGACTTCATCAAGCAGAACGGCCGCCTGGGCCGTAGCCTGGGCTGCCCCGCCCTGCCCATGGACCAATACGCCCAGATTATTGACGCCGTGGATGGCGGCACCTGCTTGTTCCTGAACAAGTCGGACGCCGGCTACTCCTCGCAGTATCTGAACCAGGACGTGGCCATTGCGGCGCTGGTGCCGGCTGCCACTGGGCACGTGTCGTAG
- a CDS encoding murein L,D-transpeptidase catalytic domain family protein, whose product MVDTAVVSAAPVPDSLRLTPVTATPGVPDTLRQAIRQLHAALGPTAAELRPEVLEQACVGYLTLHPTGRIERAGLLAVADMDLPNTTERLWVIDLKAAKVLHRSYVAHGEGSGHLRAKRFSNEEKSACTSLGFYRTAGTYDGIHGYSRRIEGLDKGQNANAFDRYVVLHAADYVSPKYIEKYGHLGYSRGCPALPPEQFKDIIATMRVGSMMLLSGPGIKSRWLDGPAAGRRFLQRGWR is encoded by the coding sequence GTGGTTGATACAGCTGTGGTGTCCGCCGCGCCCGTACCCGATTCGCTCCGCCTCACGCCCGTGACCGCCACGCCCGGTGTGCCCGACACGCTGCGCCAGGCTATCCGGCAGCTGCACGCCGCCCTGGGACCCACGGCCGCCGAGCTGCGCCCCGAGGTGCTAGAACAGGCCTGCGTGGGATACCTCACGCTGCACCCCACCGGCCGCATCGAGCGGGCCGGCCTGCTGGCCGTGGCCGACATGGACCTGCCCAACACCACCGAGCGCCTCTGGGTCATCGACCTGAAAGCAGCCAAAGTGCTGCACCGCAGCTACGTGGCCCACGGCGAGGGCTCCGGCCACCTGCGCGCCAAGCGGTTTTCCAACGAGGAAAAATCGGCCTGCACTTCGCTGGGCTTCTACCGCACGGCCGGCACCTACGACGGCATTCACGGCTACTCGCGCCGCATCGAGGGGCTAGATAAGGGCCAAAACGCCAACGCTTTCGACCGCTACGTGGTGCTGCACGCGGCCGATTACGTCAGCCCGAAGTACATCGAGAAGTACGGCCACCTGGGCTACAGCCGCGGCTGTCCGGCGCTGCCGCCTGAGCAGTTCAAAGACATCATTGCCACCATGCGCGTGGGCAGCATGATGCTGCTTAGCGGCCCCGGCATCAAGTCGCGCTGGCTCGACGGGCCAGCGGCCGGACGGCGCTTTTTGCAGCGGGGCTGGCGGTAG
- a CDS encoding TonB-dependent receptor: MKQLVTLLLALLIGLGLRLPAAAQTAATLRGTVADSLSGLPVAGVSVALQGQPGGTATDALGNFRLNGLAPGAYSLRIGALGYRAQTVPVTLAAGETQNLKLRAAATTLSLAEVTVSQPRDPNQSLAAISHIDQTLRPVNSAQDLLRLVPGLFIAQHAGGGKAEQIFLRGFDVDHGTDFAVSIDGLPVNMVSHAHGQGYADFHFVIPETVEQLKVYKGPYTARFGDFATAGAGEFSTKTRLEHSQVKLELGQFDTRRALVMLDLLGSGRHLLSKRPESAYVAAEYNFTNAYFDQPQHFKRFNGLAKYTGQLSERTSLTLLGSHFASRWDASGQIPERAVEDGSISRYGSIDPSEGGRTGRTNASAVLTTALPHDGVLRQQAYYSKYDFSLFSNFTFFLRDSVNGDEIEQTDDRHLFGYTATYDRDDQLGARQLHSTLGVGTRNDFSNLGLYAAVQRQRLGTTTEGKLYERNINAYLDETLNLTDRLTVNAAVRADFFTFDFRGQLANKDNNGDLDPLRGRVSHARVSPKLNLYYQLTPAVQLFARSGFGFHSNDARGVIRDANANVLPRALGSEIGSTFKPLPSLVVNAALWSLHLQDELVYVGDEAVVESTGPTQRYGVDVSLRYQLSRRLFLDGDFNYNHGRQLDAPAEANYIPLAPTFTSTGGLTYKAPRGLSGSLRYRHIDSRPANDDGSITARGYFLFDAVLAYTTPRFQIGATAENLLNVAWNQAQFATETRLRNETVPVDELHFTPGTPFYAKLNASIFF, translated from the coding sequence ATGAAACAACTCGTTACTCTTTTACTGGCTTTGCTCATCGGGCTGGGGCTGCGTTTGCCCGCCGCGGCCCAGACTGCCGCCACGCTACGCGGCACCGTGGCCGATTCTCTTTCCGGCCTGCCGGTGGCGGGCGTGAGCGTGGCCCTGCAGGGCCAGCCCGGCGGCACCGCCACCGATGCGCTGGGCAATTTCCGCCTCAATGGCCTCGCGCCGGGCGCGTATTCGCTGCGCATCGGCGCTTTAGGCTACCGCGCCCAAACGGTGCCCGTGACCCTGGCCGCCGGCGAAACGCAAAACCTGAAACTGCGGGCCGCCGCCACCACGCTCAGCCTGGCCGAAGTGACCGTGAGCCAGCCGCGCGACCCCAACCAGAGCCTGGCCGCCATCTCGCACATCGACCAAACCTTGCGGCCCGTGAACTCGGCCCAGGACCTGCTGCGGCTGGTGCCGGGCCTGTTCATTGCCCAGCACGCAGGCGGGGGCAAGGCCGAGCAGATTTTCCTGCGCGGTTTTGACGTGGACCACGGCACCGACTTTGCGGTGAGCATCGACGGGCTGCCGGTGAACATGGTGAGCCACGCCCACGGCCAGGGCTACGCCGATTTTCACTTTGTGATTCCCGAAACGGTGGAGCAGCTGAAGGTGTACAAAGGACCCTACACGGCGCGCTTTGGCGATTTCGCCACGGCCGGCGCAGGCGAGTTCAGCACCAAAACACGGCTGGAGCACAGTCAGGTGAAGCTGGAGCTGGGCCAATTCGATACCCGCCGGGCCTTGGTGATGCTTGACCTACTGGGCAGCGGCCGCCACCTGCTGAGTAAGCGCCCCGAAAGCGCCTACGTGGCCGCCGAGTACAACTTCACCAATGCCTACTTCGACCAGCCGCAGCACTTCAAGCGCTTCAACGGCCTGGCCAAATACACCGGGCAACTGTCGGAGCGCACCTCGCTCACGCTGCTGGGTTCGCACTTCGCCTCGCGCTGGGACGCCAGCGGGCAGATTCCCGAGCGCGCCGTGGAAGACGGCAGCATCTCGCGCTACGGCAGCATCGACCCCAGCGAGGGCGGCCGCACCGGCCGCACCAACGCCAGCGCCGTGCTCACCACCGCGCTACCGCACGACGGCGTGCTGCGCCAGCAGGCCTACTACTCGAAGTACGATTTCAGCTTGTTTTCCAACTTCACCTTCTTCCTGCGCGACTCGGTGAACGGCGACGAAATTGAGCAGACCGACGACCGCCACCTCTTCGGCTACACCGCCACCTACGACCGCGACGACCAGCTCGGCGCCCGCCAGTTGCACAGCACCCTAGGCGTGGGCACGCGCAACGACTTCTCCAACCTGGGCCTCTACGCGGCCGTGCAGCGCCAGCGCCTGGGCACCACTACCGAGGGCAAGCTGTACGAGCGCAACATCAACGCCTACCTCGACGAAACCCTGAACCTGACCGACCGCCTTACGGTGAACGCCGCCGTGCGAGCCGACTTCTTCACCTTCGATTTCCGCGGCCAGCTCGCCAACAAGGACAACAACGGCGACCTGGACCCGCTACGGGGCCGCGTCAGCCACGCCCGCGTGTCGCCCAAGCTCAACCTCTACTATCAGCTCACGCCCGCCGTGCAGCTGTTTGCGCGCTCGGGCTTTGGCTTCCATTCGAATGATGCGCGGGGCGTGATTCGCGACGCCAATGCCAACGTGCTGCCCCGTGCGTTGGGCTCCGAAATCGGCAGCACCTTCAAGCCATTGCCCAGCCTGGTGGTAAATGCCGCCCTCTGGAGCCTTCACCTGCAGGACGAGTTGGTGTACGTGGGCGACGAGGCCGTGGTGGAGAGCACCGGCCCCACCCAGCGCTATGGTGTGGACGTGTCCCTGCGCTACCAGCTCAGCCGCCGCCTGTTTCTGGATGGCGACTTTAACTACAACCACGGCCGCCAGCTCGACGCGCCCGCCGAAGCCAACTACATCCCGCTCGCGCCCACCTTCACCAGCACCGGCGGCCTCACCTACAAGGCGCCGCGGGGCCTGAGCGGCAGCCTACGCTACCGCCACATCGACTCGCGCCCGGCCAACGACGATGGCAGCATCACGGCCCGCGGCTACTTCCTCTTCGATGCTGTGCTAGCTTACACCACGCCCCGCTTCCAAATCGGGGCCACTGCCGAAAACCTGCTCAATGTAGCCTGGAACCAGGCCCAGTTTGCCACCGAAACCCGCCTGCGCAACGAAACCGTGCCGGTCGATGAGCTGCACTTCACACCCGGCACCCCGTTCTACGCCAAGCTGAACGCCAGCATCTTTTTCTGA
- a CDS encoding HupE/UreJ family protein has translation MYPTRGPLQKLTRRALAALPLLLLLTQPAAAHVLNTDLSKLSRTEIFWTYLQLGFTHIIPLGFDHILFIVSLYILEPRLKPVLMQATAFTVAHSITLGLAMYGLISPPSAVIEPIIALSILFVAIENIITDRLNPWRLLIVFGFGLVHGMGFASALTGLGLPQQDYFGSLISFNVGVELGQVAVIMLCWALVGRWAAHKSWYKQRVVVPVSVVIGLVAAYWTVERVFFT, from the coding sequence ATGTACCCTACCCGAGGACCGTTGCAAAAGCTCACGCGCCGCGCCCTGGCGGCGCTGCCGTTGCTGCTGTTGCTGACCCAGCCGGCCGCCGCGCACGTCCTCAACACGGACCTGAGCAAGCTCTCGCGCACGGAGATTTTCTGGACCTACCTGCAGCTGGGCTTCACGCACATCATTCCGCTGGGGTTCGACCACATCCTGTTCATTGTCAGCCTCTACATCTTGGAGCCGCGCCTCAAGCCGGTGCTCATGCAGGCCACGGCTTTCACGGTGGCGCATTCTATCACGCTGGGCCTAGCCATGTATGGGCTGATTTCGCCGCCCTCGGCGGTGATTGAGCCCATTATTGCGCTGTCTATCCTGTTTGTGGCCATCGAGAACATCATTACCGACCGGCTGAATCCCTGGCGCCTGCTCATCGTGTTCGGTTTTGGGCTGGTGCACGGCATGGGCTTCGCCTCAGCTCTGACGGGGCTGGGGCTGCCGCAGCAGGACTATTTCGGTTCGCTCATCTCCTTCAATGTGGGCGTGGAATTAGGCCAAGTGGCTGTGATTATGTTGTGTTGGGCGCTGGTGGGGCGCTGGGCAGCCCACAAAAGCTGGTATAAGCAGCGCGTGGTGGTGCCGGTGTCGGTAGTCATCGGGCTGGTGGCCGCTTACTGGACCGTGGAGCGCGTCTTTTTTACTTAA